A window of the Roseburia sp. 831b genome harbors these coding sequences:
- a CDS encoding head maturation protease, ClpP-related, with translation MKQEKVIYRHQQIENVHKIYLYDEIRKYGDFNWETWDYDDSETSAKHFQEILSGIPETDKIEIYFNSNGGSVDQGTAIYNMLQEHGAYKTGIVMGCCHSIAFTILQACDKRVMGYGTTAIIHDMWETFTGNASDFRAEADNLDVAMDSCVALFMKRATIPEEELRDMMHKETTLSPQLALQYGLIDEIGVEFKSDQTDADTLQEVLKENEKLRQQIVNRTMHQEQLIKFYQLTHGSSKPEQTVVPEQKNEPEQESTDWGVFFNLNKTTEV, from the coding sequence ATGAAGCAGGAAAAAGTAATCTACAGACACCAGCAGATTGAAAATGTGCATAAGATTTATCTTTATGACGAAATTCGAAAGTATGGCGATTTCAACTGGGAAACATGGGATTATGACGATTCAGAAACATCCGCAAAGCATTTTCAAGAGATTCTTTCTGGAATCCCGGAGACAGATAAGATTGAGATTTACTTCAATTCGAACGGTGGAAGCGTAGACCAGGGAACAGCAATTTACAACATGCTTCAGGAGCATGGAGCTTATAAGACCGGAATAGTCATGGGATGCTGTCACTCAATTGCATTCACAATTTTACAAGCATGCGACAAACGAGTCATGGGATATGGCACAACAGCCATCATTCATGATATGTGGGAGACGTTTACAGGAAATGCAAGCGATTTCAGAGCAGAGGCAGACAATCTCGATGTTGCAATGGATAGTTGTGTTGCACTTTTTATGAAAAGAGCAACCATCCCGGAAGAGGAACTTCGAGATATGATGCACAAAGAAACGACGCTTTCACCACAGCTTGCATTGCAGTACGGACTAATTGATGAAATCGGTGTCGAATTCAAATCAGATCAGACGGATGCAGATACATTGCAGGAAGTTTTGAAAGAAAATGAAAAGCTTAGACAGCAGATTGTCAACAGGACAATGCACCAGGAACAGTTAATAAAGTTTTATCAATTAACACATGGTAGTTCCAAACCGGAACAAACCGTTGTTCCAGAACAGAAAAACGAGCCGGAACAAGAAAGCACCGATTGGGGTGTTTTTTTTAATTTAAACAAAACCACGGAGGTATAA
- a CDS encoding phage major capsid protein has translation MRIENLSQEVKDEVKQLLESAPADQKADAIMQSIEMINEAVNADLINQVVAESERASRDADYKKTLGLRNLSENEKKFYAGFKDLKQSITAAQIDIIPTEIIDRTLDDVRKASPILKLVNMAPANVKKWLVASHSGAAVWGQITDAIKGELSASISSLNIELHMLSAYLVIPKAIAELSMEFVDKYFMAILSEAMQDGLVKGFLDGDGKTGPIGIMRQINATNSDGTNKAKTVKNDITKFSPKGLAATRVTLTDNGKRTVDKLYLLCNPADEAQYVDPCMYGEALTGGYVNKSFVDIEKIPDANVPQGKGIFTIAGYYTMGTTGVRVTQYDQTKAMENADLIIANCYANGRAVDDNTAVVFDITKLEEYVLPVNQVTTPKASE, from the coding sequence ATGAGAATTGAGAATTTATCACAGGAAGTAAAAGATGAAGTTAAGCAGCTGTTAGAAAGTGCACCTGCAGACCAGAAAGCGGATGCCATCATGCAGTCAATCGAAATGATTAATGAAGCTGTAAATGCAGACCTTATCAATCAGGTTGTTGCTGAAAGTGAAAGAGCATCCAGGGATGCTGATTACAAGAAAACACTCGGTCTTCGCAACCTGTCCGAGAATGAAAAGAAGTTCTATGCAGGATTCAAAGATTTGAAGCAGTCAATCACGGCAGCACAGATTGATATTATTCCAACCGAAATCATCGACCGGACACTGGATGATGTGAGAAAAGCCAGCCCAATTTTAAAACTTGTTAATATGGCACCAGCGAATGTGAAGAAATGGCTTGTTGCAAGTCATTCAGGTGCAGCAGTATGGGGGCAGATTACAGATGCCATTAAGGGCGAGTTGTCCGCAAGCATTTCATCTTTAAACATCGAGCTTCACATGCTGTCCGCTTATCTTGTGATTCCAAAAGCAATCGCTGAATTGTCAATGGAATTTGTCGACAAATACTTCATGGCTATCTTATCAGAGGCAATGCAGGACGGTCTTGTAAAAGGTTTCTTAGACGGAGACGGTAAGACAGGACCAATCGGTATCATGAGACAGATTAATGCCACGAACTCCGACGGCACAAACAAAGCAAAAACTGTCAAAAATGACATTACAAAATTCAGCCCAAAAGGCTTGGCTGCAACAAGAGTCACATTGACTGACAATGGAAAGCGTACCGTCGATAAACTCTATCTGCTTTGCAATCCGGCAGATGAAGCACAGTATGTTGACCCGTGCATGTATGGCGAGGCTTTAACAGGTGGATATGTGAACAAATCATTTGTTGATATTGAAAAAATCCCAGATGCAAACGTTCCACAGGGAAAAGGAATCTTTACAATTGCCGGATATTACACAATGGGAACAACGGGTGTAAGAGTTACACAGTACGACCAGACAAAAGCAATGGAAAACGCTGATCTAATCATTGCAAACTGCTATGCAAACGGCAGAGCCGTTGATGACAATACAGCAGTTGTATTTGATATTACAAAACTGGAAGAATATGTGCTTCCGGTCAACCAGGTGACGACACCGAAGGCATCTGAATAA